A portion of the Actomonas aquatica genome contains these proteins:
- a CDS encoding addiction module protein, with translation MSSTVEQLAADALGLPADGRALLVEKLLASLAEQTDPTVQRLHLAEVRRRRAAARDGSTEMIAGEDALRRARAALDE, from the coding sequence ATGTCATCCACGGTAGAACAACTCGCCGCCGACGCTCTTGGCCTCCCCGCCGATGGTCGCGCGTTGTTGGTGGAAAAGCTCCTCGCCAGCCTCGCCGAGCAGACAGACCCCACGGTTCAGCGACTACATCTTGCGGAAGTGCGCCGTCGTCGCGCTGCAGCCCGTGACGGTTCGACTGAGATGATCGCCGGCGAGGATGCGCTCCGACGTGCTCGAGCCGCCCTCGACGAATGA
- a CDS encoding phytanoyl-CoA dioxygenase family protein, with protein sequence MSTTATALPQLYSYGHALDMADDKIGLLRDSADAATDFEELRRRFATDGYLYMKGVLDKDKVRAARRSITDRLAAAGMLDPAYPAIDACCPADSGYGFRPDVTEHNPEVHALLYEGELTEFYRGFFAENIRHYDFTWLRAIGPGKGTNPHCDLPYMGRGTHQHMTCWMPYGDISFELGGLMVLEGSHKRMDLLENYVYRDVDTYCENKPEQVAKAKDGGWTFTGTLSHNPPVVRNKFGGRWLTTEFEPGDFLTFGMFLVHASLDNRTENRLRISSDSRYQRASEPIDERWVGAKPPGHAFAGKRGRIC encoded by the coding sequence ATGAGCACCACTGCGACTGCCCTGCCCCAACTGTATTCCTATGGCCACGCGTTGGACATGGCCGATGACAAGATCGGTCTGTTGCGCGACTCCGCCGACGCCGCCACCGACTTCGAAGAACTCCGCCGCCGCTTCGCCACCGATGGCTACCTCTACATGAAGGGCGTCCTCGATAAGGACAAAGTGCGCGCCGCCCGCCGCAGCATCACCGATCGCCTCGCCGCCGCCGGCATGCTCGATCCCGCCTACCCGGCCATTGACGCCTGCTGCCCCGCCGACTCCGGCTACGGATTCCGCCCCGACGTCACCGAGCACAACCCCGAGGTCCACGCCCTGCTCTACGAGGGTGAACTCACCGAGTTTTACCGCGGCTTTTTCGCCGAGAACATTCGCCACTACGACTTCACGTGGCTCCGCGCCATCGGTCCCGGCAAGGGCACCAACCCGCACTGCGACCTGCCCTACATGGGCCGCGGCACGCACCAGCACATGACCTGCTGGATGCCCTACGGTGACATCTCCTTCGAGCTCGGCGGCCTGATGGTGCTCGAGGGTTCACACAAGCGCATGGATCTGCTCGAAAACTACGTCTACCGCGACGTCGACACCTACTGCGAAAACAAGCCCGAGCAGGTGGCCAAGGCCAAGGACGGCGGTTGGACCTTCACCGGCACCCTCTCCCACAACCCGCCCGTCGTGCGCAACAAGTTTGGCGGTCGTTGGCTCACCACCGAATTTGAGCCCGGCGATTTTCTCACCTTCGGCATGTTCCTGGTGCACGCCTCCCTCGACAACCGCACCGAAAATCGCCTGCGCATCTCTTCCGACAGCCGCTACCAACGCGCCAGCGAACCGATCGACGAGCGCTGGGTCGGCGCCAAGCCGCCCGGCCACGCCTTCGCCGGCAAACGTGGTCGCATCTGCTGA
- a CDS encoding DUF455 family protein encodes MVAPHNSASSSTASSARTATGRMAAVQGMTRLQRELFELERAFVATATSLVPRVGEPELKYLVCHHVWENASHGRFLRERGRELSGFGTDDTIRPSIWRVFIEAAVAPSPAAALAGFYRVLKPHLLATYRHYLEATHHLADWPSRRLVEEFIGDEERHATEMETWLEDSAEITAWCEHLHAALLHHTEPNAFAADFAWRQDSHPYRHPVTCNRGPYPLCSSVFEQSADDVAPIVRDWLEDPQTDARIIRIMIYIWLMMELDAVDYLATVFIETPTAPFDLHHDLARHLWDESRHSQFGFRQLPKHGIDLMTVEHSLDLYHILLQMPPAERYAMMTMEFEAGSFPTKAHIMDRVRELNDFEADTLLAFDRNDEQNHVRYGHRWLPVIMEVCGHNEPVETFVEKTRQHFAALAKTHGGQTPHSLSPAERLTGAKIRAMYS; translated from the coding sequence ATGGTTGCTCCGCACAATTCTGCTTCCTCCTCCACCGCGAGCTCAGCCCGCACCGCCACCGGCCGCATGGCTGCGGTGCAGGGCATGACCCGCCTCCAGCGCGAACTCTTCGAACTCGAACGCGCCTTCGTCGCCACCGCCACCAGCCTCGTCCCGCGCGTCGGCGAACCGGAGCTCAAATACCTCGTCTGCCACCACGTGTGGGAGAACGCCAGCCACGGCCGTTTCCTGCGCGAGCGCGGCCGCGAACTCAGCGGCTTCGGCACCGACGACACCATTCGCCCCTCCATCTGGCGCGTCTTCATTGAAGCCGCGGTCGCCCCTTCCCCGGCCGCCGCCCTCGCGGGTTTCTACCGCGTGCTCAAACCGCACCTGCTCGCCACTTACCGCCACTACCTCGAGGCCACCCACCACCTCGCCGATTGGCCTTCCCGCCGCCTCGTCGAGGAATTCATCGGCGACGAAGAACGCCACGCCACCGAGATGGAAACGTGGTTGGAAGACTCGGCCGAAATCACCGCTTGGTGCGAACACCTCCACGCTGCCCTGCTGCACCACACCGAACCCAATGCCTTTGCGGCCGACTTCGCGTGGCGCCAGGACAGCCACCCCTACCGTCATCCGGTTACCTGCAACCGCGGTCCCTATCCGCTCTGCTCCAGCGTCTTCGAACAGAGCGCCGACGACGTGGCGCCCATCGTGCGTGATTGGCTCGAAGATCCGCAGACCGATGCCCGCATCATCCGCATCATGATCTACATCTGGCTGATGATGGAACTGGATGCGGTCGACTACCTCGCCACCGTCTTTATCGAAACGCCCACCGCGCCCTTCGATCTGCATCACGACTTGGCCCGCCACCTTTGGGACGAATCCCGCCACAGCCAGTTTGGCTTCCGCCAACTGCCCAAACACGGCATCGATCTCATGACCGTCGAGCACTCCCTCGACCTCTACCACATCCTCCTGCAGATGCCGCCGGCCGAGCGCTACGCCATGATGACGATGGAGTTTGAGGCCGGCAGTTTCCCCACCAAAGCCCACATCATGGATCGGGTGCGGGAGCTCAACGACTTCGAAGCCGACACGCTCCTGGCCTTCGACCGCAACGACGAACAAAACCACGTGCGCTACGGCCACCGCTGGTTGCCCGTCATCATGGAAGTCTGCGGTCACAACGAGCCCGTGGAGACGTTTGTGGAGAAAACCCGCCAACACTTTGCCGCCCTCGCGAAAACCCACGGTGGCCAGACCCCGCACTCGCTCAGCCCCGCCGAACGCCTCACCGGCGCCAAGATTCGCGCCATGTATTCATAG
- a CDS encoding type II toxin-antitoxin system RelE/ParE family toxin, whose product MKYRFAAEALAEFIAAGQFYNRRLSGLGDEFADEIEIGIRNILSAPHAWRCVEDDVRRYLIQRFPYGIYYTVTEDCVDIWAVKHLHRDPDYWQERRH is encoded by the coding sequence ATGAAATACCGCTTCGCGGCCGAAGCGTTGGCAGAATTCATCGCGGCCGGGCAGTTCTATAATCGCCGGCTATCCGGCTTGGGCGACGAGTTCGCGGACGAGATCGAAATCGGGATTCGGAATATTCTCTCAGCGCCACACGCATGGCGCTGCGTCGAAGACGACGTTCGGCGCTACCTCATCCAACGCTTCCCCTACGGAATCTACTACACGGTCACGGAAGATTGCGTCGACATCTGGGCGGTGAAACACCTGCACCGCGATCCCGACTACTGGCAGGAGCGGCGTCACTGA
- a CDS encoding helix-turn-helix domain-containing protein, protein MPEDRPFQNDPWITRPLTVGGGVIRAAGLVHNVPALDPAAMRELGTFGLIYMVRVDGFYCDANGVQESLQSGDVVWIQPGLAHAYGPRTGRDWTQIYVVMEGSPWTEWAAQGVLLPHRPITRAAPVDLWRRRFERVFEAHGAGERATALRTHGALMQLVLDLLATHAEAQRAPGDAWLEESQRLLGDVRPGHAGLTPHEVARKVGLSYENFRKQFAARTGRSPGQFQKRRRIERACAAIYQGEHSFKHLAVELGFCDVFHFSKAFKQVVGETPSDFRQRTRGH, encoded by the coding sequence ATGCCGGAGGATCGCCCCTTTCAGAATGACCCATGGATCACGCGTCCGCTCACGGTGGGCGGTGGGGTGATCCGGGCGGCGGGGTTGGTGCACAACGTGCCGGCGCTGGATCCGGCGGCGATGCGGGAGTTGGGCACCTTTGGCCTGATCTACATGGTGCGAGTGGATGGCTTTTATTGCGACGCCAACGGCGTGCAGGAGTCGCTGCAGAGCGGGGATGTGGTGTGGATTCAGCCGGGACTGGCGCATGCTTACGGGCCGCGGACGGGGCGGGACTGGACGCAGATCTACGTGGTGATGGAGGGGTCGCCATGGACAGAATGGGCAGCCCAAGGGGTGTTATTGCCGCATCGGCCCATCACGCGGGCGGCGCCGGTGGATTTGTGGCGGCGTCGTTTCGAGCGGGTGTTTGAGGCGCATGGGGCGGGGGAGCGGGCGACGGCGTTGCGCACCCACGGGGCGTTGATGCAGCTCGTGTTGGACCTGCTGGCGACTCATGCGGAAGCGCAACGTGCGCCGGGTGACGCGTGGTTGGAGGAGAGCCAACGATTGCTGGGGGATGTGCGTCCCGGCCATGCCGGCCTGACGCCGCACGAGGTCGCGCGAAAGGTCGGACTGAGTTACGAAAATTTCCGCAAGCAGTTCGCCGCGCGCACGGGACGCTCACCGGGTCAGTTTCAAAAGCGCCGCCGCATCGAGCGGGCCTGTGCGGCGATCTACCAAGGCGAACACAGCTTCAAGCACCTCGCGGTGGAGCTCGGGTTCTGCGATGTGTTTCACTTCTCGAAGGCCTTCAAACAGGTCGTGGGCGAAACCCCGTCCGATTTCCGCCAACGCACGCGGGGGCATTGA
- a CDS encoding Type 1 glutamine amidotransferase-like domain-containing protein, producing MSANTPNAAMSVLAIGGSMMEGDRFAPITVPTMREHYAGRRSIALVLHATHPDERDAMERCLQAAFRALGDHDAVSLHHFAVGEAARRLAAVDAVFVGGGETFWLLRVLHETGQLDLLRERVAAGLVYGGSSAGANVTGEVIGATNDFPVTDVPSRRALGVLPFVLNPHHPRPEDETAYAERAVKIARYLQFNPTERLLALGDRAMVRLHGGQLTVKVGPAWVCDAVGRRAYAPGEVIAR from the coding sequence ATGAGCGCAAATACTCCCAATGCGGCAATGTCGGTCCTGGCGATCGGCGGTTCGATGATGGAGGGCGATCGGTTCGCGCCGATCACCGTGCCCACGATGCGTGAGCACTATGCGGGGCGGCGTTCGATCGCGCTCGTGTTGCATGCCACGCACCCGGACGAGCGTGATGCGATGGAGCGTTGTCTGCAGGCGGCGTTTCGGGCGCTGGGCGACCACGACGCGGTGTCCTTGCATCATTTTGCGGTGGGCGAGGCCGCGCGTCGACTTGCGGCGGTGGATGCGGTGTTTGTGGGTGGCGGGGAAACGTTTTGGCTGTTGCGCGTGTTGCACGAGACCGGGCAGCTCGACCTGTTGCGCGAACGGGTGGCGGCGGGTTTGGTGTATGGCGGCAGCAGTGCGGGCGCGAATGTGACCGGTGAGGTGATTGGCGCGACCAACGATTTTCCCGTGACCGACGTGCCCTCGCGGCGCGCGCTCGGGGTGTTGCCTTTTGTGCTCAATCCGCATCACCCGCGGCCGGAGGACGAGACGGCTTACGCCGAGCGGGCGGTGAAGATCGCGCGCTACCTGCAGTTTAATCCGACGGAACGGCTACTGGCGCTCGGCGATCGCGCCATGGTGCGGCTGCACGGTGGTCAGCTCACCGTGAAGGTGGGGCCGGCCTGGGTGTGTGATGCGGTCGGGCGCCGTGCGTATGCCCCGGGCGAGGTGATCGCGCGTTAG
- a CDS encoding Gfo/Idh/MocA family protein — protein MTKTYRAVLVGTGSICDAHLRAVEATEGRVELVAAVDLDAERVNAFCARTGVPHAYTDFDKMLQEIGPDIALIATPPGSHTAMSIAAMEVGAWVLCEKPLCGSLAEMDRIREVEQRTGCYTACVFQMRFASSNVHLKRLADSGQLGRPLVGVCNTMWYRDDAYYAVPWRGKWNTELGGPTMGLGIHAMDHFLDIMGDWEEVRATAATLDRDVEVEDVSMALVRFSNGAMASIVNSALSPRQETYLRLDYQRATVELTHLYGYTRDNWKLTLAPPAQDDALQQAWQSFPTDVGSTHGAQLNEFVRNMDRGECPRSSGADARRTIELLTAIYKSAITAQPVLRGTIEPGDPYYSNLHGGGVPDIRSPHNKA, from the coding sequence ATGACCAAAACCTACCGCGCCGTCCTCGTCGGCACCGGCTCCATCTGCGACGCTCACCTGCGTGCCGTGGAGGCCACCGAAGGACGCGTTGAACTTGTCGCCGCCGTGGATCTGGACGCCGAACGCGTGAACGCCTTTTGCGCCCGCACCGGTGTCCCCCACGCCTATACCGATTTCGACAAGATGCTTCAGGAAATCGGACCCGACATCGCCCTCATCGCCACGCCTCCGGGTTCACACACCGCCATGAGCATCGCCGCCATGGAAGTGGGCGCATGGGTGCTCTGCGAAAAGCCGCTCTGCGGTTCGCTCGCCGAAATGGATCGCATCCGCGAGGTCGAGCAGCGCACCGGCTGTTACACCGCCTGCGTTTTCCAAATGCGTTTTGCCTCCTCCAATGTGCACCTCAAGCGCCTCGCCGATTCCGGCCAACTCGGGCGCCCGCTCGTCGGCGTGTGCAACACCATGTGGTATCGCGACGATGCCTACTACGCTGTGCCGTGGCGCGGTAAGTGGAACACCGAGCTCGGTGGTCCGACCATGGGTCTGGGCATTCACGCCATGGACCACTTCCTCGACATCATGGGCGACTGGGAAGAAGTCCGCGCCACCGCCGCGACCCTCGATCGCGACGTGGAGGTCGAAGACGTGTCGATGGCCCTCGTGCGCTTCAGCAACGGCGCCATGGCCTCGATCGTGAACAGCGCGCTGAGCCCGCGTCAGGAAACCTACCTGCGCCTCGACTACCAACGCGCCACCGTCGAGCTCACCCACCTTTACGGCTACACCCGCGACAACTGGAAGCTCACCCTCGCGCCGCCCGCGCAGGACGACGCCCTCCAGCAGGCCTGGCAAAGCTTCCCGACCGACGTCGGCTCCACCCACGGCGCCCAACTCAACGAATTTGTGCGCAACATGGACCGCGGCGAATGCCCGCGCTCCTCCGGTGCCGACGCCCGCCGCACCATCGAGTTGCTCACCGCCATCTACAAATCGGCCATCACCGCCCAGCCTGTGCTGCGCGGCACGATCGAGCCCGGCGATCCCTACTACTCCAACCTGCACGGTGGCGGCGTCCCGGATATTCGCAGTCCGCACAACAAGGCCTGA
- a CDS encoding glycoside hydrolase family 127 protein, with protein sequence MPTPTALPLPSVRFTGGLWHDRIQLIREVTLPRQWQALNDAIPDAPPSRAVRNLRIAAGCEDGEHYGLCFQDSDLAKWTEAASYRIALAPNEAMARALDEVVALYVAAQDDDGYLHTYTQLRAPDQRWTNLRDLHELYCAGHLIEAAVAHHEATGSRDLLEVGIKFADLLVRTFGYGEGQLRAYPGHPEVELALVRLAAATGDGRYLDLAEFFVRTRGSEEPKYFAEEAERRGEAEPPIYVHGDDQAYWQAHRPPPDQAEPRGHAVRAMYLYAAMADLARERGDAGLAASCRRLWDDMVARHLYIIGGVGSDGPGGEKFSAPYDLPDDRSYAETCAAIGLVFWARRMLDLELDARYTEVLERALYNNVLAGISLDGCHYFYVNPLATQPRETHRRYDCRMVKTQRVPWFGCACCPPNVARLLGSLGQYAVSRTERGLALHLFAALSIKWEGWTLRLETDYPWSGSVEIKVESAPTGVSELAWRASGPTQGASWTLNGAALDATPTQGYLRVAREWQTGDVLAAELPLPVQRMRAHPSLTAAAGRVALQRGPLVYAVEEIDHGPELSSLGVTRSAALEATVPADAPWAGVVTIGGEAVREAAGSELYHADKLAERETTTLRAVPYAWWGNRGEGEMRIWIRDYES encoded by the coding sequence ATGCCTACCCCGACCGCGTTGCCCCTGCCGAGTGTCCGCTTCACGGGCGGCCTTTGGCATGACCGCATCCAACTCATTCGTGAGGTCACCCTGCCGCGGCAGTGGCAGGCGCTCAACGATGCCATTCCCGATGCGCCGCCCAGCCGTGCGGTGCGCAACCTGCGCATTGCGGCGGGTTGCGAGGATGGCGAGCACTACGGGCTTTGTTTCCAGGATTCCGATTTGGCGAAATGGACCGAGGCCGCCAGCTACCGCATCGCGCTAGCGCCAAATGAGGCGATGGCGCGGGCGCTCGACGAAGTGGTCGCGCTCTACGTCGCCGCGCAGGACGACGACGGTTACCTGCACACCTACACGCAGCTGCGGGCGCCGGACCAGCGGTGGACGAACCTGCGCGATCTGCATGAGTTGTATTGCGCCGGGCATCTGATCGAAGCGGCGGTGGCCCACCATGAAGCGACGGGCAGCCGTGACCTGTTGGAGGTGGGCATCAAATTTGCCGACCTGCTGGTGCGCACCTTTGGCTACGGAGAAGGGCAATTGCGCGCCTACCCGGGGCATCCCGAAGTGGAACTCGCGCTGGTGCGTCTGGCCGCTGCGACCGGAGACGGGCGTTACCTCGACCTAGCCGAGTTTTTTGTGCGCACGCGCGGCAGCGAGGAACCGAAGTATTTTGCCGAGGAAGCGGAGCGCCGCGGCGAAGCCGAGCCGCCGATCTACGTGCACGGTGACGACCAAGCGTATTGGCAGGCGCATCGTCCGCCGCCCGACCAAGCCGAGCCACGCGGCCATGCCGTGCGGGCGATGTATCTTTACGCGGCGATGGCGGATCTGGCCCGCGAGCGCGGTGACGCCGGATTGGCCGCGAGTTGTCGACGACTCTGGGACGACATGGTCGCGCGCCACCTTTACATCATCGGTGGCGTGGGCAGCGACGGACCGGGGGGCGAAAAGTTTTCCGCGCCCTATGACCTGCCGGATGATCGCTCCTACGCCGAAACCTGCGCGGCGATCGGCCTGGTGTTCTGGGCGCGGCGCATGCTCGATCTGGAATTGGACGCGCGCTACACGGAGGTGCTGGAACGCGCGCTCTACAACAACGTGTTGGCCGGCATCTCGCTCGATGGGTGCCATTACTTTTACGTGAACCCGCTGGCGACGCAGCCGCGGGAAACGCATCGCCGCTACGATTGCCGCATGGTGAAGACACAGCGGGTGCCGTGGTTTGGCTGTGCCTGTTGTCCGCCCAATGTGGCGCGCCTGCTCGGGTCGCTGGGGCAGTATGCGGTGAGCCGGACCGAGCGTGGTTTGGCGCTGCATCTCTTTGCGGCGCTGAGCATCAAGTGGGAGGGTTGGACGCTGCGCCTGGAGACGGATTACCCGTGGAGTGGCAGCGTGGAGATCAAAGTGGAGTCGGCCCCGACGGGCGTCAGTGAACTGGCCTGGCGCGCGTCCGGACCGACTCAGGGAGCGAGCTGGACTTTGAACGGCGCGGCGCTCGACGCCACGCCCACCCAGGGCTACCTGCGGGTCGCGCGCGAATGGCAAACCGGCGACGTGTTGGCGGCCGAGCTGCCGCTGCCGGTGCAACGCATGCGCGCCCATCCGTCGCTGACCGCAGCGGCGGGACGAGTGGCGCTGCAACGCGGACCGCTGGTTTACGCGGTGGAGGAAATCGATCACGGGCCGGAGTTGTCGTCGTTGGGCGTGACGCGGTCGGCGGCGCTGGAGGCGACGGTTCCCGCGGATGCGCCATGGGCCGGAGTCGTCACGATCGGCGGTGAAGCCGTGCGGGAGGCGGCCGGAAGTGAACTTTACCACGCCGACAAATTGGCCGAGCGTGAGACGACAACATTACGCGCGGTGCCCTACGCCTGGTGGGGCAACCGTGGCGAAGGTGAAATGAGAATATGGATACGCGACTACGAGTCTTGA
- a CDS encoding sodium:solute symporter: protein MRRSFFFLCLLVFSLCGGARLSATNTADLVSLQLQPVDEATFSPELIVPSEELPAEHTAAPVELIDDLHAPSGQAFRLGITRVSNTTLAVYYYHIITDTWARVGEVTLPAAVSSVQPISKGFLLTLADSSADTPTRYTVEVVQTKRSLPIFDWVVIALYLLGMLGVGWICYNKEKRGANSTDDYFLAGRDVPWWAAGLSLYATGTSAISFIAIPALSFATNWLYLAQQCIGVFGLLYVAYKIIPVVRRLNLTSIYHFLEIRFHPSIRLMSSALTILFQLVGRLSVVLYLPALAIASVTGANVVVCIVLMGLVTTAYTLVGGMKAVIWTDVIQVVVMIGGAFFAIGYMINGMEGGLPQLLEIAAADNKAQIFDFSWNFTTPTVWAIILVVLTDVPTWPKEQIMMQRVLATPDDKSARRSVLTLAAVVIPGSFLFYAIGTSLYAFYKSHPGQLNPLIDTDATFPVFIAAELPIGITGLIIAGLFAASMSTLSSGLNSVATLTSVDFYERLVKNSSPKTSLRLAYIVTILSGLIATAFAVLFTFFDIKSMFDAMLQLTAILGGGFAGTYALGLFSRRTNWQGALIGTGASIATAILLRPVLSPILLNPAAIAACMIVGFIASYFFPAPTRDLTGLTVFTPKTRPNPSSSSS from the coding sequence ATGCGTCGTTCGTTTTTTTTCCTTTGTCTCCTGGTTTTCAGCCTGTGTGGCGGCGCCCGCCTCTCCGCCACCAACACCGCCGATCTGGTCTCGCTGCAGCTCCAGCCGGTCGACGAAGCGACCTTCTCGCCGGAGCTCATCGTGCCTTCGGAGGAACTGCCCGCCGAACATACCGCGGCGCCCGTTGAGCTGATCGACGACCTGCACGCGCCGTCCGGCCAGGCCTTCCGCCTCGGGATCACCCGCGTCTCCAACACCACGCTCGCGGTCTACTATTACCACATCATCACCGATACGTGGGCCCGCGTCGGCGAAGTCACTTTGCCGGCCGCCGTGAGCTCGGTGCAGCCCATCAGCAAGGGCTTCCTGCTCACCCTCGCGGATTCCTCCGCCGACACCCCGACCCGTTACACGGTCGAGGTGGTGCAGACCAAACGCAGCCTGCCCATTTTCGACTGGGTGGTCATCGCCCTCTACCTGCTCGGCATGCTCGGCGTGGGATGGATTTGCTATAACAAGGAAAAGCGCGGCGCGAACTCCACCGACGACTACTTCCTCGCCGGCCGCGACGTGCCGTGGTGGGCCGCCGGTCTCAGCCTCTACGCCACCGGCACCTCGGCGATCAGCTTCATCGCGATCCCCGCCCTCTCCTTCGCCACCAACTGGCTCTACCTCGCGCAGCAGTGCATCGGCGTCTTCGGCCTGCTCTACGTGGCCTACAAAATCATCCCGGTGGTGCGGCGGCTCAACCTCACCTCCATCTATCACTTTCTCGAGATTCGCTTTCATCCCTCGATCCGCCTCATGAGCAGCGCGCTGACCATCCTGTTCCAGCTGGTCGGCCGTCTCAGTGTGGTGCTTTACCTGCCGGCGCTCGCCATCGCCAGCGTCACCGGAGCCAACGTCGTCGTATGCATCGTGCTCATGGGCCTCGTCACCACCGCCTATACCTTGGTGGGCGGTATGAAGGCCGTGATCTGGACCGATGTTATCCAGGTCGTCGTCATGATCGGCGGCGCCTTCTTCGCCATCGGTTACATGATCAACGGCATGGAGGGCGGCCTGCCGCAACTGCTCGAAATCGCCGCGGCCGACAACAAGGCGCAGATCTTCGACTTCTCCTGGAACTTCACCACGCCCACCGTCTGGGCCATCATCCTCGTGGTGCTCACCGATGTGCCAACCTGGCCCAAGGAGCAGATCATGATGCAACGCGTGCTCGCCACGCCGGACGACAAAAGCGCCCGCCGTTCGGTGCTCACCCTCGCCGCCGTCGTCATTCCGGGCAGCTTCCTGTTCTACGCCATCGGCACCTCCCTCTACGCCTTCTACAAGTCGCATCCGGGCCAGCTGAACCCGCTCATCGACACCGATGCGACCTTCCCGGTCTTCATCGCCGCCGAGCTGCCCATCGGCATCACCGGTCTGATCATCGCCGGCCTTTTCGCCGCCTCGATGTCCACCCTGTCGAGCGGACTCAACAGCGTCGCCACCCTCACCTCGGTCGACTTCTATGAGCGCCTGGTCAAAAACAGTTCGCCCAAGACCAGCCTGCGTCTCGCTTACATCGTCACCATCCTCTCCGGCCTCATCGCCACGGCCTTCGCGGTGCTCTTCACCTTCTTCGACATTAAGTCGATGTTCGACGCCATGCTGCAGCTCACCGCCATCCTCGGTGGTGGTTTCGCCGGCACCTACGCGCTGGGTCTCTTCAGCCGCCGCACCAACTGGCAGGGCGCCCTAATCGGCACCGGCGCCTCCATCGCCACCGCGATTCTGCTGCGGCCGGTGCTCAGCCCCATCCTGCTCAACCCGGCCGCCATCGCCGCCTGCATGATCGTCGGCTTCATCGCGTCCTACTTCTTCCCCGCGCCGACCCGTGACCTGACCGGACTCACCGTGTTCACCCCGAAGACGCGGCCCAACCCTTCCTCCTCCAGCAGCTAA
- a CDS encoding M28 family peptidase — protein MSGLVFFGALALGATAKLTPEKAEQRVRADDAPVTFLQELCDDHGGRLSGSPANEAAMQDLEAALRALGLEPEREWFEMPGWERGPDRVKMLSPAERELRVAALGYVGPSELFAGPVVDLGRGSEEDFDREFPEGAFGMFGPSASGRPNTVTERAVAAGLKGLFYINRVGGGQVLARTGGFHGEPLPLPVFSITQEEGFWMRRRLERGEPVTASIEVKSRRLPDRRLANLHLRFPGESDETILVGAHFDSWDLGQGAIDNGLGVAQLFALARVLKDQPLKRSVELVWFNGEEQGLFGSRHAAGQLGEAGAAPLVMINLDMVGVPIGVNALGDKDLLPALERWHDARGEKGALEKGVENKNWMASDHTPYQLAGVRAVTFNAPIPEESVRYYHDFGDTWDKLTPELIKDSAAIVASLVVGLAEDPDLPTGLRSERDTERLFKKAKLDGRLKAVKMWPFDD, from the coding sequence TTGAGCGGACTGGTTTTTTTCGGCGCGCTGGCGCTGGGAGCCACGGCCAAACTGACGCCGGAAAAGGCGGAGCAGCGGGTGCGGGCGGATGACGCGCCGGTCACTTTTCTGCAGGAGCTGTGCGACGATCACGGTGGTCGCCTCTCGGGCTCGCCGGCGAACGAAGCCGCCATGCAGGACCTCGAGGCCGCGTTGCGCGCGCTCGGTTTGGAGCCGGAGCGCGAGTGGTTTGAGATGCCCGGCTGGGAGCGAGGCCCGGACCGGGTCAAGATGCTCAGTCCGGCGGAGCGGGAGCTGCGCGTGGCCGCACTCGGTTATGTTGGCCCGAGCGAGCTCTTTGCCGGGCCGGTGGTGGATCTCGGGCGCGGCAGCGAGGAGGATTTTGATCGCGAGTTTCCGGAAGGCGCCTTCGGGATGTTTGGTCCCTCGGCTTCGGGCCGACCCAACACGGTGACCGAACGGGCGGTGGCGGCTGGGTTGAAAGGCCTGTTCTACATCAACCGTGTGGGTGGTGGGCAGGTGCTGGCGCGCACGGGCGGCTTCCACGGCGAGCCGCTGCCGCTGCCGGTGTTCTCCATCACGCAGGAGGAAGGGTTTTGGATGCGTCGTCGTCTCGAGCGCGGCGAGCCGGTGACGGCTTCGATCGAAGTGAAATCACGCCGCCTGCCGGATCGTCGACTGGCGAACCTGCACCTGCGTTTCCCGGGTGAGTCCGACGAAACGATTCTGGTGGGCGCCCATTTCGACAGTTGGGATCTGGGGCAGGGGGCGATCGATAACGGACTCGGCGTGGCGCAGCTTTTCGCGTTGGCGCGGGTGCTCAAGGATCAGCCGTTGAAGCGCTCGGTGGAGTTGGTGTGGTTCAACGGAGAGGAGCAGGGGCTGTTTGGTTCCCGCCATGCCGCGGGCCAACTCGGCGAGGCGGGTGCGGCGCCGCTGGTGATGATCAATCTCGACATGGTGGGCGTGCCGATCGGCGTGAACGCACTGGGCGACAAGGACCTGTTGCCCGCGCTCGAACGCTGGCACGACGCGCGCGGTGAAAAAGGCGCGCTCGAAAAAGGCGTGGAGAACAAGAACTGGATGGCCAGTGATCACACGCCCTACCAACTCGCCGGCGTGCGCGCGGTGACCTTCAACGCGCCGATTCCGGAGGAGTCCGTGCGCTACTATCACGACTTTGGCGACACCTGGGACAAACTTACGCCGGAGCTCATCAAAGACTCGGCCGCGATCGTGGCATCGTTGGTGGTGGGTTTGGCGGAAGATCCAGATTTGCCGACGGGATTGCGCAGCGAGCGCGACACCGAACGACTCTTCAAGAAGGCCAAACTCGATGGTCGTCTGAAGGCCGTGAAGATGTGGCCGTTCGATGACTGA